The DNA window tgaatttttcactaagtaagggcgaaattgtaaagaaagagtttatagggacatatttgttaattatgatactttgtatggttcaattaataaatatgataaatgaaaatattatttaataattatttatagttattaaatagttagaattgacatttaaatggttgaattagaaaagtggcgtttttgagaaaatcaaatgtagaaaagataaaactgcaaaattgcaaaaagtgaggcccaaatccaccttgcatggccggccacttttatagggtttttccctctgatattttcattattttaatgccaaataattcaaacctgaccctagtggaatgctataaatagatagtgaaggcttcaggaaaattacacttaaattttctatttttccttcagagaaaaacctgagcctttctctctccctatctttagctgccacttcttctttctcttccctcttgaatttcgaaatttttagtgtatgagtagtgcccacacacagcaagtgatacctcaatcatagtgaggaagatcgtgaagaaagacattcagcagaaggagtttcagcatcaaagattcagagaaagagatccaggttcagatattgataatgctctgctacagaaaggaatcaagggctagatatctgaacggaaggagtcatattattccgctgcacccaatgtaaggtttcctaaactttatatgtgtttatttcagcgttttagaaagttcatatttagggtgttaatcaacatacttgtgagtagatctaagatcctagtaaaataattcccaacaagaAGCCACCTGCATCTCTGGAGCAGGCATTGCAGGAGCACCTTGCTGCCTCAGGCGTCTGATCTCTTCGTCTTGTTCAATGATTCTGGCTAACCTACTTTCCCATTCTTCGGCAGCTTGCGACGGGTTAACATCTCCTCGACTGCGTGCCCTGCCTCGGCCACGTATATTCGAAGGAATCTGAACTCCCTGACCACCACTAGATTCGATCGTGTTACCCTAACTCCTCGTgtttcgcctggcgtccattCTAATAGAACAGCCTGGGAAACCAAGAGCTAGCCTGGTCAGATCGTGATCAAGAATAATTTACTAATTACCacttattttagaaattaaaacATGTGTCTATTCAGTTATCAGACTACTAACATGTTTCTTATTAGGCTTTTCTTATaacatactaataaaataaattattaaagtaataaatattttaacctTCTAGTTATGTTAGCTAAAATTCtacttaaaaaatagaaaatatgatTAGACATGTTCTAATAGATCATACTATCAATTAAATTTTAACTTAAGcattaaaagaaataatttttcaattatttaatattatcttGAGCTGTTGGTGTTGTATTATTGGATATATactatattttatgtaaaatattttaaaatcattCAATATGACTATTTCTTGTATTAAAAAttgcatttaaaataattattaggtGGGATTAAGTAAATTGGGTTATCTATAGACAAATAGGACTCTTGGGATGATTTAATTACTAATCCAAATTTCCTAACAAAGTTATCTAATACAGAGTTCCCTCACTAGATGACAAAGATAAAACTGTTGGAAGGCAGTTTGACTTTGTGGTTAGTGGTTACCAGGTTTCTGTGGCTTCTAATGTTCTCGAGAGAaactaataatagaaaataacaaaagACGAAGTGCACTGAATTTAAAGGGTATATGTCAGTGATTCAATTAAGTTAATATTGATTTTATTATAGGAATAAAAATGTGGATATTTGGTGTTAAGGGACCATCTGGGTTCTCTGCTCGTTCTACAGCTGAGGAGGTTACTCGTGGAATTGATGGAACTGGTCTCACTGCAATTGTTAcaggtagttttttttttcttggtttttttttgttatttctcaaAGTTGTTATCTTGGTTTTTCTTATTTTGGTCTGTATTCCATTCTATTATGTGTTTAGTTACTGAGAAAATATGAGGAGGAAGAGATGAAACAAACAGCTTCTACTTTgttatgttgtaactaaaattTGGTGTCTGAATGGAAATTATTGGTCTTAAATATGTTGCAATCTATAATGTCCACTAAACATGTGCTTGTTGGGCTTTAGTTGTACCTTGTTAAGTGGAGTTAACTTTATACtatataaaagctatagatagTGTTTTTCTCACTATTATAATGTGAAACTATTTTTAATACAATCCTTAATGAACGACTTTAAGGACTGAATAGTGATCAACAATGAAGAAATGTGAAACATAACATCACTTTTGATAGTATATTATAATAAGTTAAGAGGAACAGACTTTTTTCAGAGAAAAGATTTAGATTCtcaatttaattaatcaaaaaggTGTAACTCAAATCTTATATAATACTGTTATGTTTAATATGAGTATTTCTAACAAGTCCTATAAGCAACAAGGTTTCAGTTTGGAGAAAAGGTTTCAAATTTCAATCCTTTTCTTTTGTCCCTAAATACATGTTATTACACTCCTTGCATTTGTTTCATTTCTCATATCCACTCTTGATCTTGTTTCAGGAGCATCAAGTGGTATTGGAGCAGAAACAACGCGTGTTCTTGCACTGCGCGGTGTTCATGTCACTATGGCTGTGAGGAACATGGCTGCAGGAAAGAGTGTGAAAGAAGAAATCATCAACAAAAACCCCGCCGCCAAAATTGATGTCCAGGAACTAGATTTAAGCTCAATGGCATCAGTTCGAAAATTCGCCTCAGATTATAGGTCATCCGGTCTTAGTCTGAATCTCCTCATGTAAGAAATTGAGTTACTATACTGAAAATGTTTCAATGACTCACTTTATTTTTTGTCTTAAAtatgttttttcttcttctttagaTTCAGTACTAAGTTTTGAAGCTTATAGTTTTTGACTCTTTGTGAGAAAGTAACAATGCAGGAGTGATGGGTACTCCATTCACTCTTTCCCAAGATAAAATTGAACTTCAGTTTGCTACAAATCATTTAGGTATGGATTTTTCTTTAACCACACATAACAGCAATTATTATTCCAATATTTCTCTCCATTGTTTGAGATGAGAAATATACCATTTTTTTGTAGGTCATTTTCTTCTGACAAACCTTTTATTGGAGACAATGAAAAAAACATCAAAAGAAAGCAACAAGGAGGGGAGAATTGTGATTGTATCATCAGAGGCTCATCGTCTTTCTTCTAAAGGGATTCGTTTTGACAAGATTAATGACAAAAAAAAGTACCACTTTTGACTTGAAATGTTTGAtgaagattttcttttgacttcttttttttgcttgattttctAGTTGGTTTCTCTATACAGGTACAAGAACTTCTCTGCTTATGGACAATCAAAGCTTGCCAATATATTGCATGCCAATgagcttgcaagaaatttaaaGGTAACCAATTCAAATTTGACCACCGTAACTTAGTATATTGATTAATAAAGAGTAATTAGTGAAATTAgatactttctaaaatgattttgataattcatgaaaaaaaagCTTTTCTAATAGGGTGTTGAGTGAGCATAACTgcaacttcattctttatttcatTCTTTCTGCAACTTCCTTTAAACTCAATAGGCAGAAGGAGTGAGCATAACTGCAAATTCAGTTCATCCAGGTGCAGTAGCTACCAACATTCTTCGCAACTCGGGTTTAGTATTCGGTATATCTTCAAGCTTACAgagattcaaataattttttccaaGATGTATGAGCATAATCCTAggcattgttaaaaaaaaaaaaaattaaaaccttATGTTTTGGCTTGGTGCAGACACTATCAGAGTCCTTGGAAAATATGTAATACAACACATGATCAAAACTCCTCAACAGGTATCAGGGCCATGATATAATCAGTGTTCAACTAAATCCCAACAATTATTACCTaatatttaatgtatttattgtttTGGATTAAATTTTGTTACAGGGAGCAGCAACTCAATGCTATGTGGCTTTGCATCCACAGCTTAAGGGTGTAACAGGTGAGTATTTCTTGGACAGTAACAAAGCCAAACCAAGCTCTATGGCTAAGAACAAGGACTTGGCCAAAAAGTTATGGGATTTTGGCTTGAGCTTGACTCAACCCAAGTAGTTGGACCCAATCCTATATTAGTTCCAATTCACTGAAAAAtcttcacatatatatatatataaattattttgtgtCATTGTGGAAGTGTTGAGGGTTCAAGTCTCCTTAATGTatcacaaaatatatattaagatCTGTatcaaaatttatgtatatatataagttaaaagAAATTAAGGAAAGAAATATTGTTCCTTACATCATTATGGGAACTTTAGTTTTCCTTCTTGAGTTAAATTTATTCTgtcgaattatttttataatatttcgtAGTATTATCTTTTATCTCAATAAGATGTTAtatttgagatatttttatGTCTTTTCAAAGTGCTATTTTTAAGATTAGCCATTAAACAATTACTTTCAACAAATGATGAATTCAGTTGGAATAAATTCTACTATTGTATTGAGAGgccaatataatataattgttATATGCCCATTGAtttcatgtatttttaatttGGGTTTTCTTTCTGCATATTGGTCTTTGATGCCAGTGGTATCTTTTTTAACTTCCAGTTCCAGCGAGAAAAATAGCACAAAAAGGCCAATGGGATAAggtataaaaactaaaaatattctaaattgtaaaaaaaaaaaggttatggGAGATCTGTCTCTGGTTTTGTTTTTGGCTTTTCAAAGAAAGCTAAACTTCACACATGTGGTTCCCCACATGTTATTTTGACAGAACAATAATAAGTGAAAAACTGAAGATTATTCTTTATAACAAGATGGAATCTGTCCACTTTCTTTTTGGATTGGTCTAAGAAATACTGTGCAACCCTTGTTTTTATTGTTAGGTTATGTACAATGTACTTGATCATAAAATCCATTTGATTTTATTAATAACCCTCCATCAATCCATCTATTACGGTTCTCTCAACAATTCTCACTGAGATTGGAAAAAATAACAGAGAGAGATTTAAATGTTAGAGCAGGGAGAAAGAACAGCTGAGATCAAAGCTTATAAAATTTAaagcaaataataaaaaataagtgCAGATCAGCATGGaaaggaagaaagagagagacacAACATGAATAAGATTTCTTGTATTTGATGCAGATATAGTTTAGGTACAATAACAGTATCAGCAAGACCAACTAAGACCATTACAGGAGTTAGGAGTGATCTGCTATATGAAATGAACCATAGAAGAGATGAACAGCCTGGCAAATGTCAACCCTTCATTCATCTTCACAAAACCTCTGCTTCAAATTCTTGTTTCCATCATTCTGTACAATCAACTTTACCTGCTGCCGCCTTTTTTCCCcagaaaaggaaaccaaaacaaagaaaaaaaaaagggaactATCTGGGTTCAAATGGTAAtggatcatttaattttttttctttttttttcaggtGTGACTAAACTATACATTTTTTCTTTCAGTGACTGATAGGTTCTCCTTGGTAAAGAATTTCTAAATGCAGGATTTTATGAGGCAGCAACAGATAGGCAAATTAAAGTTTCAATAGCTTCAAAGCCTCCTAGAGATCCAAACTTGGTTCCTAACTTAAAGAGTGGACCTTCCTGCAACTATTCAGATATAAAACCAAACCTAAAAGGCTAAAAGCATCAAAGCCAAGTTCTGCTCTGACCAGGGATCTCGGTGAAACAATCAGATGCCGGTTGTCCGGTCCAGCTTTGGCGAGCTCAGACTGAACTCCACAGATGAATTAAGCTTTACATGATCCCTCAAGAGCTGTTGGGATACACGATCAGCAAGAACCGACTGTACATC is part of the Cannabis sativa cultivar Pink pepper isolate KNU-18-1 chromosome 5, ASM2916894v1, whole genome shotgun sequence genome and encodes:
- the LOC115717331 gene encoding short-chain dehydrogenase TIC 32, chloroplastic translates to MWIFGVKGPSGFSARSTAEEVTRGIDGTGLTAIVTGASSGIGAETTRVLALRGVHVTMAVRNMAAGKSVKEEIINKNPAAKIDVQELDLSSMASVRKFASDYRSSGLSLNLLINNAGVMGTPFTLSQDKIELQFATNHLGHFLLTNLLLETMKKTSKESNKEGRIVIVSSEAHRLSSKGIRFDKINDKKKYKNFSAYGQSKLANILHANELARNLKAEGVSITANSVHPGAVATNILRNSGLVFDTIRVLGKYVIQHMIKTPQQGAATQCYVALHPQLKGVTGEYFLDSNKAKPSSMAKNKDLAKKLWDFGLSLTQPK